The Acinetobacter defluvii genome includes a region encoding these proteins:
- the pseI gene encoding pseudaminic acid synthase has translation MNKKIQINGRDIGVDFPPYIIAELSANHNGSLETALKIIEQAKLCGADAIKLQTYKADTITLDSRNEEFMIRGGLWDGQSLFELYEKAHMPWEWHKPLFDYARKLDITMFSSPFDRTAVDLLEDLNAPAYKIASFEAIDLPLIKYVASTGKPMIISTGMADEAEISEAIQAAYDGGCKELVILHCVSGYPAPAEDYNLLTLQDMAKRFDVLVGLSDHTLDNTTAIASVVLGACVIEKHFTLDRNGGGPDDSFSLEPAELKQLCTGSKTAWQALGKVDYGRKSSEQGNAQFRRSLYFVKDLKAGDVIDESCIRSVRPGFGLAPKFYDELLGKTLVQDVESNTATRLDLFK, from the coding sequence ATGAATAAAAAAATTCAGATTAATGGAAGAGACATCGGAGTTGATTTTCCTCCATATATCATTGCTGAGTTATCTGCAAACCATAATGGTAGTTTAGAGACTGCTCTAAAAATTATTGAACAAGCCAAACTTTGTGGCGCAGATGCGATCAAACTACAAACATATAAAGCAGACACTATTACTTTAGACAGTCGTAATGAAGAGTTTATGATTCGAGGCGGTCTCTGGGATGGGCAATCATTATTTGAGCTTTATGAAAAAGCACATATGCCTTGGGAATGGCACAAACCTTTATTTGATTATGCACGTAAATTAGATATTACGATGTTTAGTTCACCTTTTGATCGTACAGCAGTGGACTTATTAGAAGATTTAAATGCGCCTGCTTATAAAATTGCATCGTTTGAAGCGATTGATTTACCTTTGATTAAATATGTTGCGTCGACAGGCAAACCTATGATTATTTCAACGGGTATGGCTGATGAGGCAGAAATTTCAGAAGCAATTCAAGCAGCTTATGATGGTGGTTGTAAAGAACTTGTCATTTTACATTGTGTGAGTGGTTATCCTGCTCCTGCAGAAGATTATAATTTGTTGACATTGCAAGATATGGCAAAGCGTTTTGATGTGCTAGTTGGCCTATCTGACCATACTTTAGATAATACAACTGCGATAGCTTCAGTCGTGTTGGGTGCTTGTGTAATTGAAAAACATTTTACTTTAGACCGTAATGGTGGTGGACCAGATGATAGTTTTTCACTAGAGCCTGCTGAGTTGAAACAACTATGTACAGGTTCAAAAACTGCGTGGCAGGCATTAGGTAAAGTGGATTATGGGCGTAAGTCTAGTGAACAAGGCAATGCTCAATTCAGACGTTCACTTTATTTCGTAAAAGACTTAAAAGCGGGTGATGTGATTGATGAATCATGTATTCGCAGTGTACGCCCAGGTTTTGGTTTAGCGCCGAAGTTTTATGATGAACTTTTGGGGAAAACTTTAGTACAGGATGTAGAAAGCAATACAGCCACACGGTTAGATTTGTTTAAATAA
- the tviB gene encoding Vi polysaccharide biosynthesis UDP-N-acetylglucosamine C-6 dehydrogenase TviB encodes MIQLEQLQIAIIGLGYVGLPLAVEFGKKVSVVGFDIYQKRIDELKSGQDHTLEVNHEELKKAIFLTYSSDLKDLNSANFYIVTVPTPIDDFKQPDLTPLIKASMTIGKVLKKGDVVVYESTVYPGATEEICIPVLEKESGLKFNIDFFVGYSPERINPGDKNRHVTNILKITSGSTPEIADYIDQVYNLIIKAGTYQAPNIKVAEAAKVIENTQRDVNIALINELALIFNKMGIDTEDVLKAAGTKWNFLPFRPGLVGGHCIGVDPYYLTHKAQSIGLHPEIILAARRLNDRMGEYVATQLIKEMVKQRIQVVDSKILVMGLSFKENCPDIRNTKIVDMVKALKEYDLDIDIYDPWVDVAEAEHEYGLAPIQALDASSYDAIVIAVAHEQFKAMPIQEFHALGKEKYVLYDLKYILQKDESNIRL; translated from the coding sequence ATGATTCAACTTGAACAACTTCAAATAGCGATTATTGGATTAGGCTATGTAGGCTTACCTTTAGCTGTTGAATTTGGCAAAAAAGTATCTGTTGTTGGATTTGATATTTATCAGAAGCGAATTGACGAGTTGAAAAGTGGGCAAGACCATACTTTGGAAGTGAATCATGAAGAATTAAAAAAAGCAATTTTTTTAACCTATAGTTCTGATTTAAAAGATTTAAATAGTGCTAATTTTTATATTGTAACAGTTCCAACTCCAATTGATGATTTTAAACAACCAGATTTAACTCCTTTAATTAAAGCTTCAATGACTATCGGTAAAGTATTGAAGAAAGGTGATGTTGTTGTCTATGAATCTACAGTTTATCCTGGTGCTACAGAAGAGATTTGTATCCCTGTATTAGAAAAAGAATCGGGACTTAAATTTAATATAGACTTTTTTGTTGGTTATAGTCCAGAGCGCATTAATCCTGGTGATAAAAATCGTCACGTCACTAATATTTTAAAAATTACCTCAGGGTCTACGCCTGAAATTGCTGACTATATAGATCAGGTTTATAACCTGATTATTAAAGCAGGTACTTATCAAGCACCAAATATAAAAGTGGCAGAAGCTGCTAAAGTGATAGAGAATACACAGCGTGATGTAAATATTGCTTTAATTAATGAGTTGGCTCTTATTTTTAATAAAATGGGAATTGATACTGAAGATGTCTTAAAAGCTGCAGGTACAAAATGGAATTTTTTACCATTTCGACCAGGTTTAGTAGGGGGGCATTGTATTGGTGTCGATCCTTATTATTTAACGCATAAAGCACAATCTATAGGCTTACATCCAGAAATCATACTTGCTGCCCGACGTTTAAATGATCGGATGGGTGAATATGTTGCAACGCAGTTGATTAAAGAAATGGTAAAACAACGGATTCAAGTAGTTGACTCCAAAATTTTAGTCATGGGTTTGAGCTTTAAAGAAAATTGCCCAGATATTCGTAATACAAAAATTGTAGATATGGTTAAGGCATTAAAAGAATATGATTTAGATATTGATATTTATGATCCATGGGTGGATGTGGCGGAGGCTGAACATGAATATGGTCTTGCCCCAATTCAGGCTTTAGATGCTTCAAGTTATGATGCTATTGTGATCGCAGTTGCACATGAGCAATTTAAGGCAATGCCAATTCAAGAATTTCATGCTTTAGGAAAAGAAAAGTATGTATTGTATGATTTGAAATATATATTGCAGAAAGATGAGTCTAATATTAGGCTTTAA
- a CDS encoding MaoC family dehydratase: MDSLLNYQYREDFHFTQDHVILFSEASGDTNPIHLDDKYASNTIFKQKIIHGFLGGSIFSKILGTNFPGEGTIYLKQTLSFKRPMYINTTYTAIVDVLEIDENKSRAKISTNILDTNGNIVITGEALVQHTIFKKNKV; encoded by the coding sequence ATGGATAGCCTATTAAATTATCAATACCGTGAAGATTTCCATTTTACTCAAGATCATGTAATCCTTTTTTCCGAGGCTTCTGGAGACACAAACCCTATTCATTTAGATGATAAATATGCATCTAATACTATTTTTAAACAAAAAATTATTCATGGTTTTCTAGGTGGTAGTATTTTTTCTAAAATTTTAGGAACTAACTTTCCAGGAGAAGGCACTATTTATTTAAAACAAACTCTTTCATTTAAAAGACCAATGTATATCAACACAACTTATACAGCAATAGTAGATGTACTTGAAATTGATGAAAATAAAAGTCGTGCAAAAATATCTACCAATATTTTAGACACTAATGGAAATATAGTCATTACAGGCGAAGCTCTTGTGCAACACACTATTTTTAAAAAGAATAAGGTATAA
- the pseC gene encoding UDP-4-amino-4,6-dideoxy-N-acetyl-beta-L-altrosamine transaminase — protein sequence MFIPYGKQNISQADIDAVVNVLQSDFLTQGPQVPTFEKSVAQLVGAKHALAVNSATSALHIACLALGLGKGDILWTSPITFVASSNCALYCDADVDFVDIDPQTYNMSVTALKLKLEQAQKDNKLPKIVVPVHLCGQPCDMVGIYALSQEYGFKIIEDASHAIGGKYREAYVGAGQYSDVTIFSFHPVKIITTAEGGMALTNNAELAQKMDLFRSHGVTRNQELMSKAPEGSWYYQQVDLGFNYRMTELQAALGVSQMHRLEQFVAKRHEIAKVYNEILQDLPIVLPYQLPETYSGLHLYVIRLKLDKIRKNRKEVFDLLREKGIGVNVHYIPVHTQPYYENLGFKQGDFPEAESYYASAISLPMYPDLTREQIDYIYQTLKEVLV from the coding sequence ATGTTTATCCCATACGGCAAACAAAATATTAGTCAGGCAGATATAGATGCTGTGGTCAATGTCTTACAATCTGACTTTTTGACACAAGGTCCTCAAGTGCCTACATTTGAAAAGTCAGTGGCACAATTAGTTGGGGCAAAGCATGCTTTAGCGGTTAATAGTGCAACGTCTGCTTTACATATTGCTTGTTTGGCATTGGGATTGGGTAAGGGAGATATCTTGTGGACATCTCCTATTACTTTTGTGGCTTCATCAAACTGTGCATTATATTGTGATGCTGATGTTGATTTTGTGGATATTGATCCTCAAACATATAACATGTCTGTAACTGCTTTAAAGCTAAAGTTAGAACAAGCACAAAAAGACAATAAATTGCCTAAAATTGTTGTACCAGTGCACTTATGTGGCCAACCTTGTGATATGGTAGGAATTTATGCACTTTCACAAGAATATGGTTTTAAAATAATTGAAGATGCATCACATGCGATTGGTGGTAAATACCGAGAGGCTTATGTAGGTGCAGGACAATATTCTGATGTTACTATTTTTAGTTTTCACCCTGTAAAAATTATTACTACAGCAGAGGGTGGTATGGCATTAACAAATAATGCCGAACTTGCTCAAAAAATGGATTTATTTAGAAGTCATGGTGTAACACGTAATCAAGAACTAATGAGTAAAGCACCTGAAGGATCTTGGTATTATCAGCAAGTTGATCTTGGTTTTAACTACCGTATGACTGAATTACAGGCTGCATTAGGTGTTTCTCAGATGCATCGCTTAGAACAATTTGTTGCTAAGCGTCATGAGATAGCAAAAGTTTATAATGAAATTTTACAGGATTTACCCATAGTACTGCCTTATCAATTACCTGAAACATATTCAGGATTACATCTATATGTGATCCGCTTGAAACTTGATAAAATTCGCAAGAATCGTAAAGAGGTATTTGATTTATTGCGTGAGAAGGGTATTGGTGTAAATGTGCATTATATCCCTGTGCATACCCAACCTTATTATGAAAACCTAGGATTTAAGCAGGGTGATTTCCCTGAAGCAGAATCATATTATGCTTCAGCAATTAGTTTACCAATGTATCCAGATTTGACTCGAGAGCAAATTGACTATATTTACCAAACTTTAAAAGAGGTATTGGTATAA
- the pseG gene encoding UDP-2,4-diacetamido-2,4,6-trideoxy-beta-L-altropyranose hydrolase, with product MNFFFRCDASISIGSGHVMRCLTLAKLLKNKGESCRFLCKNLDGNLIQFIKRSGYDVDVIEPEINFQNNEFYHSSWLQSTQEYDAKQCLRFIQGSDRNNNIVIVDHYALSQSWENIIRSVSHKMIAIDDLADRKHHVELLIDSGLSRKDKDYDGLVNETCQLLIGVKFVPLRPEFTYFHKLATKIRNPNDIKKILINLGGVDKDNLTSKILQILENDYNKKDVIFDVILGATSPWIESIQKMTKNMKNKINIHVGVSNIHEFMLNADIAIGAAGSTSWERCCLGLPTVLICIAQNQIQLANDLDQLGVAKMLKSENLEEGLILKIQELSSMRLREMSQRCFQLIDGQGANRILSAIELLYR from the coding sequence ATGAATTTTTTTTTTAGATGTGATGCTTCGATCAGTATAGGAAGTGGGCATGTAATGAGATGTTTGACTCTTGCTAAACTATTGAAAAATAAAGGAGAATCATGTAGATTTCTCTGTAAAAATTTGGATGGAAATTTGATTCAATTTATAAAAAGAAGTGGTTATGATGTAGATGTAATTGAACCCGAAATAAATTTTCAAAATAATGAATTTTATCATTCAAGTTGGTTGCAAAGTACGCAAGAATATGATGCAAAACAATGTTTAAGATTTATTCAGGGAAGTGATAGAAATAATAATATTGTAATAGTGGATCATTATGCTTTATCCCAATCTTGGGAAAATATTATACGTTCTGTTTCGCATAAAATGATAGCAATTGATGATTTGGCAGATAGAAAACATCATGTTGAATTATTAATAGATAGTGGGCTATCTCGTAAAGATAAAGATTATGATGGCTTGGTTAATGAAACATGTCAGTTGTTAATAGGTGTAAAGTTTGTACCCTTACGTCCAGAATTTACATATTTCCATAAACTAGCAACTAAAATAAGAAATCCAAATGATATTAAAAAAATTTTAATTAATTTAGGTGGGGTGGATAAAGATAATTTGACTTCAAAAATACTTCAGATTTTGGAAAATGACTATAATAAAAAAGATGTGATTTTTGACGTAATTTTGGGTGCTACTTCCCCTTGGATTGAAAGCATACAAAAAATGACAAAAAATATGAAAAACAAAATAAATATTCATGTAGGAGTAAGTAATATTCATGAATTCATGCTAAATGCAGATATAGCAATTGGTGCTGCTGGAAGTACCTCATGGGAGCGATGTTGTTTAGGTTTACCTACGGTTTTAATATGTATTGCACAAAATCAAATTCAATTAGCAAATGACCTTGATCAATTGGGTGTTGCAAAAATGCTTAAAAGTGAAAATTTAGAAGAAGGATTGATTTTAAAGATACAGGAATTATCAAGTATGCGATTACGAGAAATGAGTCAGCGTTGTTTTCAGTTGATTGATGGTCAGGGTGCAAATAGAATTTTATCTGCTATAGAGTTGTTATATAGATGA
- the pseH gene encoding UDP-4-amino-4,6-dideoxy-N-acetyl-beta-L-altrosamine N-acetyltransferase, translating to MNDIILKPLSASDLELVRNWRNSSDVSKYMYTDTYITEENQKKWFNKAKDDPTSKYWIIEYQEKPLGLASISEINRNLSSCFWAFYLGDTSVRGAGIGSKVEFNIIEYVFNELNLNKLRCEVFSFNEKVIAMHEKFGFVKEAFFREHCIKNGEKIDVVGLGLIKSDWKKCKQQLKEKIYG from the coding sequence ATGAATGACATTATTTTAAAACCTTTATCTGCCTCAGATTTAGAACTGGTAAGAAATTGGCGAAACTCATCAGATGTTTCTAAATATATGTATACTGATACTTATATTACTGAAGAAAACCAAAAAAAATGGTTCAATAAAGCTAAAGATGATCCTACTTCTAAATACTGGATTATTGAGTATCAAGAAAAGCCCTTAGGTTTAGCAAGTATTTCAGAAATCAATAGAAACTTAAGTAGTTGTTTTTGGGCTTTTTACTTAGGAGATACATCTGTACGCGGAGCTGGAATTGGTTCAAAAGTTGAGTTTAATATTATTGAGTATGTATTTAATGAACTTAATTTAAATAAATTAAGATGTGAAGTTTTCTCTTTTAACGAAAAAGTCATTGCAATGCATGAAAAGTTTGGCTTTGTTAAAGAGGCTTTTTTTAGAGAACATTGTATTAAAAATGGAGAAAAAATTGATGTTGTTGGGCTAGGACTTATCAAAAGTGATTGGAAAAAATGTAAACAGCAATTAAAAGAGAAAATTTATGGATAG
- the pseB gene encoding UDP-N-acetylglucosamine 4,6-dehydratase (inverting): MLEGSTILVTGGTGSFGNTFVPMTLEKYNPKKIIIFSRDEMKQWEMAKKFKDDPRVRFFIGDVRDKERLYRALDGVDYVVHAAATKIVPTAEYNPFECIKTNINGAMNLIDACIDKKVKGVVALSTDKASSPINLYGATKLASDKLFVAGNAYSGEHGTKFSVVRYGNVMGSRGSVIPFFMSIKDKGVLPITDDRMTRFMISLEQGVELVWHAFDDMVGGEIYVKKIPSMKVTDLASTVAPEAKQEVIGIRPGEKLHEQMISVEDSYYTFEYPEHYKILPVINDWAESQERIKDGKKVPEGFHYSSDNNIDWMSSEDLQNWLVANAEKIGNI, from the coding sequence ATGCTAGAAGGCTCAACAATATTAGTAACAGGTGGTACCGGATCTTTTGGTAATACATTTGTACCTATGACATTGGAAAAATATAATCCTAAAAAAATTATAATTTTTTCTCGTGATGAGATGAAACAATGGGAAATGGCTAAAAAATTTAAAGATGATCCACGTGTTCGTTTTTTTATTGGCGATGTGCGCGATAAAGAGCGTTTATATCGCGCTTTAGATGGCGTGGATTATGTTGTACATGCTGCGGCAACAAAAATTGTACCAACTGCTGAATATAATCCTTTTGAATGTATCAAAACAAATATCAATGGTGCTATGAATTTGATTGATGCATGTATTGATAAAAAAGTAAAAGGTGTTGTTGCGCTTTCTACAGATAAAGCAAGTAGTCCAATTAACTTATATGGTGCAACTAAGTTGGCATCAGATAAGCTTTTTGTTGCAGGAAATGCTTATTCAGGCGAGCATGGTACAAAATTCTCAGTTGTTCGCTATGGTAATGTGATGGGGTCTCGTGGTTCGGTGATTCCTTTCTTTATGTCGATTAAAGACAAAGGGGTTTTACCAATTACCGACGATCGCATGACACGCTTTATGATTTCTTTAGAGCAAGGTGTTGAGTTGGTTTGGCATGCTTTTGATGACATGGTTGGCGGTGAGATTTATGTGAAAAAAATTCCATCTATGAAAGTTACAGATTTAGCTTCAACTGTTGCACCTGAGGCAAAACAAGAGGTAATAGGCATTCGTCCAGGTGAAAAACTACATGAACAGATGATTAGTGTAGAGGACTCATATTATACATTTGAGTATCCTGAGCACTATAAAATTTTACCAGTAATTAATGATTGGGCTGAGTCTCAAGAGCGTATTAAAGATGGTAAAAAAGTACCAGAAGGTTTCCATTATTCAAGTGATAACAATATAGATTGGATGAGTTCAGAAGATCTTCAAAATTGGTTAGTTGCAAATGCTGAAAAAATAGGAAATATCTAA
- a CDS encoding polysaccharide biosynthesis/export family protein, translating into MKYPRTSLFLAVSFLFTGCAMTSGLQTYDVPEQGQYQTGQGAELNVVQLTQQTLPSILTNTDIQSQNLYSLFQNQNKVYRLSAGDVLSIQLWAYPEITPPVTQMTNDTSVLANGYRIDQNGYIQAPLIGTYRAEGKTLSQINKEMRGLFAKYLKTPDVVVRVLSYEGKRYFVNGQVMKSGQYTLNDQPISIYTALGQAGGINSQTGDNTNIQLIRNGQTYNLNTIVLEKQGLSLHNLLIQPNDTLFVNIKQDQKLYVLGESSRTQAINLRDQGMTLSDVLGESGGINPNSASAARIYVMRTDLNTKGSTVYQLDLSSFGNFALANQFAMQKNDIVYVDATGLTRWQRIINQIIPFSNALYNIDRLGQ; encoded by the coding sequence GTGAAGTATCCTCGCACCTCACTATTTTTAGCAGTTTCGTTTTTATTTACTGGTTGCGCAATGACTTCTGGTCTGCAGACTTATGATGTGCCAGAACAAGGACAATATCAAACGGGTCAAGGTGCAGAACTGAATGTTGTTCAACTTACGCAACAAACCTTGCCTAGTATTTTAACGAATACCGATATTCAATCCCAAAATTTATATTCCTTATTTCAAAATCAAAATAAAGTTTATCGTTTAAGTGCTGGGGATGTTTTATCTATTCAGCTTTGGGCCTACCCAGAAATCACCCCACCCGTTACACAAATGACCAATGATACTTCTGTACTAGCCAATGGTTATCGTATTGATCAAAATGGCTATATTCAAGCGCCCCTGATTGGCACATACCGTGCTGAAGGTAAAACATTATCGCAAATCAATAAAGAAATGCGTGGATTATTTGCTAAATATTTAAAAACGCCTGATGTGGTTGTACGTGTGCTCTCCTATGAAGGAAAGCGTTATTTTGTGAATGGTCAAGTCATGAAAAGTGGACAATATACTTTAAATGATCAACCCATCAGTATTTATACAGCTTTAGGTCAAGCAGGCGGTATTAATTCACAAACTGGTGACAATACCAATATTCAACTGATTCGAAACGGTCAAACTTATAATCTCAATACCATTGTATTGGAAAAACAAGGATTATCTCTACACAACTTACTCATTCAACCGAACGACACTTTATTTGTAAATATCAAACAAGATCAAAAACTCTATGTTCTTGGTGAATCAAGCCGCACCCAAGCCATTAACTTACGAGATCAGGGTATGACCTTAAGTGATGTATTGGGTGAAAGTGGTGGCATTAATCCAAACTCAGCCAGTGCAGCGCGAATTTATGTGATGCGTACAGACCTTAATACTAAAGGCTCAACGGTCTATCAACTTGACTTAAGTAGCTTTGGTAATTTTGCATTAGCCAATCAATTTGCGATGCAAAAAAATGATATCGTTTATGTCGATGCGACAGGTTTAACTCGTTGGCAACGTATCATCAATCAAATTATTCCATTCTCTAATGCTTTATATAATATTGATCGGTTAGGGCAATAA
- the pseF gene encoding pseudaminic acid cytidylyltransferase — translation MTLAVIPARGGSKRIPRKNIKLFHGKPMIAWSIQAALGSGCFDEVWVSTDDAEIAAVAQEYGAKVPFLRPDELSDDFATTADVMQHAVKFFEDEKKTQPDYVCCLYATAPFVEQQDLLNGLSLIQAEKLNYVFSATTFPFPIQRAIKLTENGHVEMFSPEHFNTRSQDLQEAWHDAGQFYWGTAEAWLSKSTVFSNKSMIIELPRFRVQDIDTLEDWKRAELIGQALLKE, via the coding sequence ATGACACTTGCCGTTATTCCTGCGCGAGGTGGAAGTAAACGAATTCCTCGGAAAAATATTAAGCTATTTCATGGAAAACCAATGATTGCGTGGTCAATTCAGGCTGCGTTAGGAAGTGGGTGCTTTGATGAAGTTTGGGTGTCGACTGATGATGCTGAAATAGCAGCAGTGGCGCAGGAATACGGTGCGAAAGTCCCATTTTTAAGACCAGATGAGTTATCAGATGACTTTGCAACCACGGCAGATGTGATGCAGCATGCTGTAAAGTTTTTTGAGGATGAAAAGAAGACGCAACCTGATTATGTTTGTTGTTTATATGCAACAGCCCCTTTTGTTGAGCAGCAAGATTTATTGAATGGATTGAGTTTGATACAGGCTGAAAAATTGAATTATGTATTCAGTGCGACTACTTTCCCCTTTCCTATTCAACGAGCGATAAAATTGACTGAAAATGGTCATGTTGAAATGTTTTCACCTGAGCATTTTAATACACGTTCTCAGGATTTACAGGAAGCTTGGCATGATGCAGGGCAGTTTTATTGGGGAACAGCAGAGGCTTGGCTGAGTAAATCTACTGTATTCTCTAATAAATCAATGATCATTGAGCTTCCTAGATTTAGAGTACAAGATATTGATACTCTAGAAGACTGGAAAAGGGCAGAGTTAATTGGTCAGGCGTTGTTAAAAGAATAA
- the pseH gene encoding UDP-4-amino-4,6-dideoxy-N-acetyl-beta-L-altrosamine N-acetyltransferase has translation MKAELKKIQLNDLEMLLRWRNDVSVRKWMYSSQEISLDQHIKWYNDLSISQQQLGFIFYYNNEPMGFVSFHLDKHFCEWGFYIKPNARKGMGMILGQTAIQYAFDILGVQKIFGQVLAFNERSVSFHQKLGFQQEGLLRKHFKDSRGEFDIFQFGLLKSEWLER, from the coding sequence ATGAAAGCTGAACTTAAAAAAATACAATTAAATGATTTAGAAATGCTATTGCGTTGGCGAAATGATGTAAGTGTTAGAAAATGGATGTATTCTTCACAAGAAATAAGTTTAGATCAGCATATAAAATGGTATAATGACTTGAGTATATCTCAACAGCAATTAGGTTTCATTTTTTATTATAATAATGAGCCAATGGGATTTGTTTCATTTCATCTTGATAAACACTTTTGCGAATGGGGGTTTTATATTAAACCTAATGCTAGGAAGGGTATGGGTATGATATTGGGACAAACAGCAATTCAATATGCATTTGATATTTTGGGTGTTCAGAAAATATTTGGGCAGGTTCTAGCTTTTAATGAAAGATCAGTTTCTTTTCATCAAAAGTTAGGATTTCAGCAAGAAGGTTTGCTTAGAAAACATTTTAAAGATAGTCGTGGAGAGTTTGATATTTTTCAATTCGGGCTATTGAAATCAGAGTGGTTAGAGAGATAA
- a CDS encoding low molecular weight protein-tyrosine-phosphatase, translating into MQIQNILVVCVGNICRSPMAEYFLKNTRPDLHIESAGLSAMVGHQADDKAIACMDNKNIDMRAHIAKQINAELIKKSDLILVMSHNQQKHIEQTWPFAKGKVFMLGHWQNINVPDPYKHDQAFFIETCDNIQRYVIDWQSHL; encoded by the coding sequence ATGCAAATTCAAAATATCCTTGTCGTATGTGTCGGTAATATTTGCAGAAGTCCAATGGCTGAGTATTTTTTGAAGAATACTCGCCCTGACTTACATATTGAGTCAGCAGGTTTATCTGCAATGGTAGGACACCAAGCTGATGATAAAGCTATTGCCTGTATGGACAATAAAAATATTGATATGCGTGCACATATCGCCAAACAAATCAACGCTGAATTAATTAAAAAGTCTGATTTGATCTTAGTTATGAGTCATAATCAACAAAAACATATTGAACAAACTTGGCCATTTGCAAAAGGTAAAGTCTTTATGCTCGGACATTGGCAGAACATTAATGTGCCTGATCCTTATAAGCATGACCAAGCATTTTTCATTGAGACATGCGATAATATTCAGCGTTATGTCATTGATTGGCAATCACATCTTTAA